A window of Miscanthus floridulus cultivar M001 chromosome 12, ASM1932011v1, whole genome shotgun sequence genomic DNA:
CTCACCTTTGTAGACCTTTCCAAATCCTCCAGTTCCAATGATTAAGGACTCATCAAAATTCTTCGTGGCAGCCCTAATCTCTGCAATGCCGAATCTTCTTCCCATCCTATGACCGATGGAAGAGGCATTTCGTGCCAAGGACGATTTACTGGTTGCACGGGCATCTGTAGTGCTTTTCATAGCCTCATGGAGAACCAACGGATGCCATCCGGGAGGGGCCTCCTTCTTGACAGCTTTTCGTTTCTTTCTTATATAACACCAAGAGAACAGAACAACACTTGTAACTGCAACTAAAGATGCTGAGCcaataccaacttcttcccatagACCTTTATTCTTTCCCCCTTTTGAAGAACCCCTTTGGTTGCCCGTGTCAATATGACCAAGCACGTAAGAAAGGTCGGAATCCTTGCTGAGCTTGAATATCTCCAAACCATTCAGAAGTGCATCAGCACCTGAGGCACTGGTCATGGAATCAGGGCCTAGCTGCAGCCAAAGTGAGTCTGCCTGCTGTGTTGAGTTGTCAAAGAAGTCCTCATGATGTGCTTTATTAATTCCCCCAGCCCTAGCATACACATCATAGTTCTCAGCAGCAGTCTTGTTATTGATGTAGATCTCGAAGATCCTCTGGCTGGGCTTGTCATAGACAAGCTCACAGAAATGAAGGCGGACTAAGTAATCAAAGTTTGGGTGGACATAGAATCGCCATGACACGTTAAACCGCTTGTCCACAACCATGTTATTGCTCATGATTCTTGCAGTCTCGTAAACATCAATTGGCGCAATTGATGAGTCGTTGCTTGATATATACATTATGCTTGAAACATTAGACACAGTCTGAGCAGCATTTGTAGAAAACATGAATGCTTCATCAGTGTACCATGGCCTATGGAGATACTGATCACTGGCCGATTTAAGTGCAGGACCTCCAATGTTCAGCCGGTACATTGTCTCAACACCTCTGCCACGCAAGCCAAGAGGAAGCTGCATGCCTGCACTGCCAACTTTGCTCACTGTATCATTGAACAAATTATCTGGGGCCAGCATGACCTCAATTGCATTCACAAAAGCAAACGACCCAGGTCTTGGATCAAACTCAATATTCAGGCCACGAGCACCAACTACGAGAAAGTACTCCTTGACAACTGCACTGATGACTGAATTGCTCACAGAGGCTCTCCAAGCAATCTCCTCTGACACATTGAATTTTGAAACAAGCTTGAAATCATTTGCTGTGACATCAAACACAGAATTGTTTGCACTGAAATTCCCAAATGTCGAAGGGAAGAAATGCAATCTGACACAGTAACTTCCTGGCAGCACACTAATGGTATACCAAGTTGCCGCATCAAAGAAACGGGCAGAACTGTAAAGCGGTCCGAATATCTCATCGGAATTGCTCTTTCCGACCAGTGATGCAGCAAGCCCAGGACTGCTCAAGGTAAAATTCCCCTCAGGGGTCATGTCCCCGGTCCATCTCCGCCCATCAGCACCAACAGTGCCATTCGAGCCACAGCTCAGAAGCAGTTCGCTTCCATGAGCTTGCAGGAACTGCAAGTTGAGAAATGCAATGCTCACCACAGCCAGTACAAATGGACTCATCTGAACGTCAATCACTGCCACTTTTAGCTCTTGCAGGTCTCATTTAGTCAACAGAGCCTAAAATTAAACACAAAAGAAGCCTTAAACACAGCAATTAAATACAATAGGCAGAGGTAGCAATTACAATGTTCGTCATTTCCCCTTCAGATCCAAAACGTCAAAGAAGCTAGATACTAACAGACAACAACTACCAAAAAAACAGCACCCCGCTTTGGAACGGAAATGAAAGAGGTGAACACGAGAGAATTGAGGCGCCTCACCTCGCCGAGACGCGCCGCCGGCGAGATCCGGGCCACCGGCTGGCGCCGGCTGCCTGCATCCCGGCGCCCAGCACGCGCGGCTCGCCGGCCTCCGAGCAACCTGCGAGGTACGGGGCATGAGGAAAGCGGTTACACTCGCGTCACCGTCACCTCGCCCCAAAAAAACGAACGAAAATGTGGCGACCGCCCGCTCGGCTGAGCGGGCGGCGCCGGGCGCGCGGCGAGAGCGGTAGCTCACCGGAGTCGGCCGGATCTCTAGGCCGGGACAGCGGTGGAGCGGAGGGGAAGGAAGGAAGGGGGGGCTCGCCGAGGAGCGGGTCCGGGCGGGCGTCGGGCGGTGGGGGGCCACCGTCAGTGAGACGCGGAGGGCATGGGGGGTGAGGCCCGGAGCGGTGGGGGGAAAGGCGTA
This region includes:
- the LOC136496101 gene encoding probable receptor-like protein kinase At1g30570, whose protein sequence is MSPFVLAVVSIAFLNLQFLQAHGSELLLSCGSNGTVGADGRRWTGDMTPEGNFTLSSPGLAASLVGKSNSDEIFGPLYSSARFFDAATWYTISVLPGSYCVRLHFFPSTFGNFSANNSVFDVTANDFKLVSKFNVSEEIAWRASVSNSVISAVVKEYFLVVGARGLNIEFDPRPGSFAFVNAIEVMLAPDNLFNDTVSKVGSAGMQLPLGLRGRGVETMYRLNIGGPALKSASDQYLHRPWYTDEAFMFSTNAAQTVSNVSSIMYISSNDSSIAPIDVYETARIMSNNMVVDKRFNVSWRFYVHPNFDYLVRLHFCELVYDKPSQRIFEIYINNKTAAENYDVYARAGGINKAHHEDFFDNSTQQADSLWLQLGPDSMTSASGADALLNGLEIFKLSKDSDLSYVLGHIDTGNQRGSSKGGKNKGLWEEVGIGSASLVAVTSVVLFSWCYIRKKRKAVKKEAPPGWHPLVLHEAMKSTTDARATSKSSLARNASSIGHRMGRRFGIAEIRAATKNFDESLIIGTGGFGKVYKGEIDEGTTVAIKRANTLCGQGLKQFETEIEMLSKLRHRHLVAMIGYCEEQKEMILVYEYMTKGTLRSHLYGSNLPPLTWKQRIDACIGAARGLHYLHTGADRGIIHRDVKTTNILLDENFVAKIADFGLSKTGPTLDQTHVSTAVRGSFGYLDPEYFRRQQLTQKSDVYSFGVVLFEVACARPVIDPTLRKDQINLAEWAMRWQRQRSLEAIMDPRLDGDFSSESLKKFGEIAEKCLADDGRSRPSMGEVLWHLEYVLQLHEAYKRNVESESFGSGELGFADISFSLPHIREGEEERHSKPSSIREELDT